In Onychostoma macrolepis isolate SWU-2019 chromosome 14, ASM1243209v1, whole genome shotgun sequence, a single window of DNA contains:
- the polr2g gene encoding DNA-directed RNA polymerase II subunit RPB7, with product MFYHISLEHEILLHPRYFGPNLLNTVKQKLFTEVEGTCTGKYGFVIAVTTIDNIGAGVIQPGRGFVLYPVKYKAIVFRPFKGEVVDAVVTQVNKVGLFTEIGPMSCFISRHSIPSEMEFDPNSNPPCYKTVDEDIVIQQDDEIRLKIVGTRVDKNDIFAIGSLMDDYLGLVS from the exons ATGTTTTATCAC ATCTCTTTGGAGCATGAGATTCTCCTGCATCCCCGATACTTTGGACCCAATCTGTTGAACACAGTCAAACAGAAGCTGTTCACTGAGGTGGAGGGAACCTGTACAGGAAA GTATGGCTTTGTTATTGCAGTAACCACGATCGATAATATTGGTGCAGGTGTTATCCAGCCTGGCAGAGGTTTTGTGCTGTATCCCGTCAAATACAAAGCCATTGTATTCCGTCCCTTTAAGGGAGAAGTTGTGGACGCTGTCGTCACCCAGGTTAACAAA GTTGGACTCTTTACAGAAATTGGCCCCATGTCTTGTTTCATTTCTCGTCAT TCTATCCCCTCTGAGATGGAGTTTGACCCAAACTCAAATCCTCCATGCTATAAGACAGTCGATGAG GACATTGTGATCCAACAAGATGATGAAATTCGACTGAAGATTGTGGGAACTCGAGTGGATAAGAATGATATT tttGCCATCGGATCTCTCATGGATGACTACCTGG GTCTTGTGAGCTGA